A single Lolium perenne isolate Kyuss_39 chromosome 6, Kyuss_2.0, whole genome shotgun sequence DNA region contains:
- the LOC127310279 gene encoding uncharacterized protein has product MTPEELAAKERELEARAKALDDREAAINQQLIAATNTAATNAAASLPAGQIPSPHPNPTEPTTTNPSTYATSIKLHVPITLSLTDGNYTSWRELFLVALGRYGLTAHVTGEATPSDTSPTSAWGRDDYTVLSWIYGSIDNDLLGIVMRPGSTALTIWDAIENLFRDNKKHRAIQLEADFRNTPQGDLSISDYCAKLKNLADSLTDVGQPISDETLVLTLLRGLNDTYAHLRSFLPFQVPFPSFLQTRSALILEETQRRTDARNAASTALWAMGQSVLPNNGGARAPPSGDRSSPAPFGGSSPAPFGGDRAGGRGTNYFTNTFRGGGRGRGNGRGRGRGRDNPWQFNPWTGAPTRAQLQQAPWQPPPSTQWQPRSSTTWQPPSPGLLGPRPSITPQAYTAQGSYVPTAHQQQQIDPALLAALNNLQLPGNDWHMDTGASSHMASDSGSSQRDRDSPM; this is encoded by the coding sequence ATGACTCCCGAAGAACTCGCAGCCAAGGAGCGCGAGCTCGAGGCTCGTGCCAAAGCCCTAGATGACCGCGAAGCCGCCATCAACCAGCAGCTCATCGCCGCCACCAACACTGCCGCCACCAACGCCGCCGCTTCCCTTCCGGCTGGCCAAATACCCTCCCCACACCCTAACCCAACCGAACCCACCACCACCAATCCCTCCACCTACGCCACCTCCATCAAGCTCCACGTACCGATCACCCTCAGCCTCACCGACGGCAACTACACGAGCTGGAGGGAGCTCTTCCTCGTCGCTCTCGGCCGCTACGGCCTCACCGCCCACGTCACCGGCGAGGCTACTCCCTCCGACACGTCTCCAACCTCTGCTTGGGGCCGTGATGACTACACCGTGCTCTCCTGGATCTACGGCTCCATCGACAACGACCTCCTCGGCATCGTCATGCGTCCTGGCTCCACCGCGCTCACCATCTGGGACGCCATCGAGAACCTCTTCCGCGACAACAAGAAGCACCGCGCCATCCAGCTCGAGGCCGACTTCCGCAACACGCCACAGGGCGATCTCTCCATCAGCGACTACTGcgccaagctcaagaacctcgccGACTCCCTCACCGACGTCGGCCAGCCCATCAGCGACGAAACGCTGGTTCTGACGCTCCTCCGAGGCCTTAATGACACTTACGCCCATCTGCGTTCGTTTCTCCCCTTTCAGGTGCCGTTCCCCTCGTTTCTTCAAACGCGCTCCGCCCTCATCCTGGAAGAAACCCAGCGACGCACCGACGCACGCAACGCCGCCTCCACCGCACTTTGGGCCATGGGCCAGAGCGTCCTGCCCAACAATGGAGGCGCCCGTGCCCCTCCTTCTGGCGATCGCTCGTCGCCTGCCCCTTTCGGGGGCTCGTCGCCTGCTCCCTTCGGGGGCGATCGCGCCGGCGGCCGCGGCACCAATTACTTCACCAACACCTTCCGCGGCGGAGGCCGCGGACGCGGCAACGGACGCGGTCGTGGGCGCGGCCGCGACAATCCCTGGCAGTTCAATCCCTGGACGGGGGCCCCTACTCGTGCCCAGCTACAGCAGGCCCCGTGGCAGCCACCTCCATCAACACAGTGGCAGCCGCGCTCGTCAACAACATGGCAGCCGCCGTCCCCAGGCCTCCTCGGCCCGCGCCCCAGCATAACACCACAGGCGTACACAGCCCAGGGCTCCTACGTCCCCACCGCCCACCAGCAACAACAGATCGACCCGGCCCTCCTCGCTGCCCTCAACAACCTGCAGCTACCCGGCAACGACTGGCACATGGACACTGGTGCATCCTCTCACATGGCATCCGATTCTG